One genomic window of Capricornis sumatraensis isolate serow.1 chromosome 15, serow.2, whole genome shotgun sequence includes the following:
- the HRH3 gene encoding histamine H3 receptor produces the protein MERSSPDGPLNASGALAGEAAAAAAGGARGFSAAWTAVLAALMALLIVATVLGNALVMLAFVADSSLRTQNNFFLLNLAISDFLVGAFCIPLYVPYVLTGRWPFGRGLCKLWLVVDYLLCTSSVFNIVLISYDRFLSVTRAVSYRAQQGDTRRAVQKMVLVWVLAFLLYGPAILSWEYLSGGSSIPEGHCYAEFFYNWYFLITASTLEFFTPFLSVTFFNLSIYLNIQRRTRVRLDGVREVATTELPPEAQPSPPPTAPSCWGCWQKGCGEAVPLHRYGVGVSEVTPGPEAGEVALGGGSGGGAAASPTSSSGSSSRGTERPRSLKRGSKPSASSASLEKRMKMVSQSITQRFRLSRDKKVAKSLAVIVSIFGLCWAPYTLLMIIRAACHGHCIPDYWYETSFWLLWANSAVNPVLYPLCHYSFRRAFTKLLCPQKLKIQPHSSLEHCWK, from the exons ATGGAGCGCTCATCGCCCGACGGGCCGCTGAACGCGTCGGGGGCGCTGGCGggcgaggcggcggcggcggcggcgggcggggcgCGCGGCTTCTCAGCCGCCTGGACCGCGGTGCTGGCGGCGCTCATGGCGCTGCTCATCGTGGCCACGGTGCTGGGCAACGCGCTGGTCATGCTCGCCTTCGTGGCGGATTCGAGCCTCCGCACGCAAAACAACTTCTTTCTGCTCAACCTCGCCATCTCCGACTTCCTCGTGG GGGCGTTCTGCATCCCACTCTATGTGCCCTACGTGCTGACTGGTCGCTGGCCCTTTGGCCGGGGCCTCTGCAAGCTGTGGTTGGTGGTGGACTACCTGCTCTGCACCTCCTCTGTCTTCAATATCGTTCTCATCAGCTATGACCGCTTCCTGTCGGTCACCCGAGCC GTCTCTTACCGGGCCCAGCAGGGTGACACGCGGCGGGCGGTGCAGAAGATGGTGCTGGTGTGGGTGCTGGCCTTCCTGCTCTATGGACCCGCCATCCTCAGTTGGGAGTACCTGTCTGGCGGCAGCTCCATCCCTGAGGGCCACTGCTACGCCGAGTTCTTCTACAACTGGTACTTCCTCATCACGGCCTCCACCCTTGAGTTCTTCACCCCTTTCCTCAGTGTCACCTTCTTCAACCTCAGCATCTACCTGAACATCCAGAGGCGCACCCGTGTCCGGCTGGATGGAGTGCGCGAGGTGGCCACCACCGAGCTTCCACCCGAGGCCCAGCCCTCTCCACCGCCCACTGCACCCAGCTGCTGGGGATGCTGGCAGAAAGGGTGTGGGGAGGCCGTGCCGCTGCACAGGTACGGGGTGGGGGTCAGCGAGGTGACCCCGGGCCCTGAGGCCGGGGAGGTGGCCCTCGGGGGTGGTAGTGGTGGGGGTGCCGCGGCCTCGCCCACCTCCAGCTCCGGCAGCTCCTCAAGGGGCACCGAGAGGCCTCGATCACTCAAGCGCGGCTCCAAGCCGTCCGCGTCCTCGGCGTCCCTCGAGAAGCGCATGAAGATGGTGTCCCAGAGCATCACCCAGCGCTTCCGGCTCTCGCGGGATAAGAAGGTAGCCAAGTCGCTGGCCGTCATTGTGAGCATCTTCGGGCTCTGCTGGGCCCCCTACACGCTCCTGATGATCATTCGGGCCGCCTGCCATGGCCACTGCATCCCCGACTACTGGTACGAGACGTCCTTCTGGCTGCTGTGGGCCAACTCGGCTGTCAACCCTGTCCTCTACCCGCTGTGCCACTATAGCTTCCGCCGGGCTTTCACCAAGCTACTCTGCCCCCAGAAGCTCAAGATCCAGCCCCACAGCTCCCTGGAGCACTGCTGGAAGTGA